A window of the Microvirga terrae genome harbors these coding sequences:
- the dapE gene encoding succinyl-diaminopimelate desuccinylase, whose amino-acid sequence MEHSPLSLAQSLLRCPSVTPEEGGALAFIEGVLKEAGFEVHRPVFSEPGTPDVENLYARYGKGEPYLLFTGHTDVVPPGDVGRWQYDPFGGEIHGGELYGRGAVDMKGGIACMMAAALDFIRSNPDFKGSIGFLITGDEEGPAVNGTVKLLEWAKGRGERFDHCILGEPTNPNQLGDMIKIGRRGSLTGRIAVEGKQGHVAYPHLADNPIPGMMRLLEGLLKEPLDRGTDHFDASNLEVTTVDVGNPAANVIPAEARATFNVRFNDLWTPHSLEAEIERRLREAAGNTVRYTLTVEPTNAVAFLTPPNDFVGFVADAIKAATGSQPKLSTTGGTSDARFIVKHCPVVEFGLVGQTMHQIDERVAVADLDRLATIYRKVLDSYFAA is encoded by the coding sequence ATGGAACACTCGCCCCTGTCCCTGGCCCAATCGCTCCTGCGCTGCCCCTCCGTGACGCCGGAGGAGGGCGGGGCGCTCGCCTTCATCGAGGGCGTGCTCAAGGAGGCGGGCTTCGAGGTTCATCGCCCGGTCTTCTCCGAGCCCGGGACGCCGGATGTGGAGAACCTCTACGCCCGCTACGGCAAAGGCGAGCCCTACCTGCTCTTCACCGGCCACACCGACGTGGTTCCGCCGGGGGACGTGGGTCGGTGGCAGTATGATCCGTTCGGCGGCGAGATCCACGGCGGCGAGCTCTACGGGCGCGGCGCCGTGGACATGAAGGGCGGCATCGCCTGCATGATGGCAGCGGCGCTCGACTTCATCCGCAGCAACCCGGACTTCAAGGGCTCCATCGGCTTCCTGATCACGGGGGACGAGGAGGGGCCGGCGGTCAACGGCACGGTGAAGCTCCTCGAATGGGCGAAGGGGCGCGGCGAGCGGTTCGATCACTGCATCCTGGGAGAGCCGACCAATCCGAACCAGCTCGGCGACATGATCAAGATCGGTCGGCGCGGATCGCTCACCGGCAGGATCGCCGTCGAGGGCAAGCAGGGGCACGTGGCCTATCCGCACCTGGCGGACAATCCCATTCCCGGGATGATGCGCCTGCTCGAAGGGCTTTTGAAGGAACCGCTCGACCGGGGCACGGACCATTTCGACGCGTCGAACCTGGAGGTGACCACTGTCGACGTGGGCAACCCGGCGGCCAACGTGATCCCGGCCGAGGCGCGGGCCACCTTCAACGTCCGCTTCAACGATCTCTGGACGCCGCACAGCCTGGAGGCTGAGATCGAGCGCCGCCTGCGCGAGGCCGCCGGCAACACTGTGCGCTACACCCTGACGGTCGAGCCGACCAACGCGGTGGCCTTCCTCACCCCGCCGAACGACTTCGTGGGCTTCGTCGCCGACGCCATCAAGGCTGCGACCGGCTCGCAGCCGAAACTCTCCACGACCGGCGGCACCTCGGACGCTCGCTTCATCGTGAAGCATTGCCCGGTCGTCGAGTTCGGCCTCGTCGGGCAGACCATGCACCAGATCGACGAGCGCGTGGCCGTGGCCGATTTGGATCGTCTCGCAACGATTTACCGCAAGGTGCTGGATTCCTATTTCGCGGCATGA
- the truA gene encoding tRNA pseudouridine(38-40) synthase TruA yields MPRYKLVVEYDGTPFTGWQHQTNGLSVQQAVEDAIARFTGAPVRVHCAGRTDSGVHATHQVVHVDLDKEWRPDTVRDATNAHLKPAPVAILSARIVPETFNARLSAVKRHYVYRILNRRAPPTLDATRVWHVAWTLDADLMHEAAQELIGRHDFTTFRAAECQANSPVRTLDRLDVERIGDEIRIYASARSFLHHQVRSMTGTLERAGAGRWSVADVRAALDARDRKRCGPMAPSTGLYLIGVDYPDLP; encoded by the coding sequence ATGCCTCGCTACAAGCTTGTCGTCGAATACGATGGCACGCCCTTCACCGGTTGGCAGCATCAGACGAACGGCCTCTCCGTGCAGCAGGCGGTGGAGGACGCGATCGCGCGCTTTACGGGCGCGCCCGTCCGCGTTCATTGTGCCGGACGGACCGATTCAGGCGTTCACGCCACTCATCAGGTCGTGCATGTCGATCTCGACAAGGAGTGGCGCCCGGACACGGTGCGGGATGCCACCAATGCCCACCTGAAGCCTGCGCCGGTTGCGATCCTGTCGGCCCGGATCGTGCCCGAGACCTTCAACGCCCGCCTGTCCGCCGTGAAGCGCCACTACGTCTACCGCATCCTCAACCGCCGGGCTCCGCCGACGCTGGATGCGACCCGGGTCTGGCACGTGGCCTGGACGCTCGATGCCGACCTCATGCACGAGGCCGCGCAAGAGCTGATCGGACGGCATGACTTCACCACGTTCAGAGCCGCCGAGTGCCAGGCGAACAGTCCGGTCCGGACCCTCGACCGGCTGGACGTGGAGCGGATCGGCGACGAGATCCGCATCTATGCCTCGGCGCGCTCGTTCCTGCATCATCAGGTGCGCTCGATGACGGGCACCCTGGAGCGCGCCGGCGCCGGGCGCTGGTCCGTGGCGGACGTCCGCGCGGCTCTCGACGCAAGGGACCGGAAACGCTGCGGGCCCATGGCGCCGTCGACGGGCCTCTATCTGATCGGCGTCGATTATCCGGACCTACCCTAG